Proteins encoded together in one Ictidomys tridecemlineatus isolate mIctTri1 chromosome 3, mIctTri1.hap1, whole genome shotgun sequence window:
- the Eif2b5 gene encoding translation initiation factor eIF2B subunit epsilon, whose amino-acid sequence MAAAVVAGPGAPAGRANKRGGGGPGGGGGGGGARATEEEPPPPLQAVLVADSFNRRFFPISKDQPRVLLPLANVALIDYTLEFLTATGVQETFVFCCWKAAQIKEHLLKSKWCRPTSLNVVRIITSELYRSLGDVLRDVDAKALVRSDFLLVYGDVISNINITRALEEHRLRRKLEKNVSVMTMIFKESSPSHPTRCHEDNVVVAVDSATNRILHFQKTQGLRRFSFPLSLFQGSGDGVEIRYDLLDCHISICSPQVAQLFTDNFDYQTRDDFVRGLLVNEEILGNQIHMHVTTREYGARVSNLHMYSAICADVIRRWVYPLTPEANFTDSTTHSCTHSRHNIYRGPEVSLGHGSILEENVLLGSGTVIGSNCSITNSVIGPDCHIGDNVVLDQAYLWRGVRVADGAQIHQSLLCDKAEVKERVILKPRCVLTSQVVVGPDITLPEGSVISLHPPDAEEDEDDGQFSDDSGADQEKEKVKLKGYNPAEVGVAGQGYLWKAADMDVEEEEELRQNLWGLKINIDEESETESERSMDSEELDSRAGSPQLDDIKVFQNEVLGTLQRGKEENISCDNLVLEINSLKYAYNISLKEVMEVLSHVVLELPVQQMDTPLDPNRYCALLLPLLKAWSPVFRNYIKRAADHLEVLAAIEDFFLDHEALGTSMAKVLMAFYQLEILAEETILTWFSKKDVTDKGRQLRRNQQLQRFIQWLKEAEEESSEDD is encoded by the exons GTCCTCTTGCCCCTGGCTAATGTGGCATTAATTGACTACACTCTGGAATTCCTGACTGCCACAGGTGTACAGGAAACCTTTGTCTTTTGCTGCTGGAAGGCTGCTCAAATCAAAGAACATTTGCT GAAATCCAAGTGGTGCCGCCCCACATCCCTCAATGTGGTTCGAATAATTACATCAGAACTATATCGATCACTAGGAGATGTCCTGCGTGATGTTGATGCCAAGGCCTTGGTGCGCTCTGACTTTCTTCTGGTGTATGGAGATGTCATCTCAAACATCAATATTACCAGAGCCCTGGAGGAACATAG GTTGAGGCGgaagctagaaaaaaatgtatctgtgATGACAATGATCTTCAAGGAATCTTCTCCTAGCCACCCGACTCGTTGCCATGAGGACAATGTGGTGGTGGCTGTGGATAGTGCCACAAACCGAATTCTGCATTTCCAGAAGACCCAGGGCCTCCGGcgtttttcatttcctctg AGCCTGTTCCAGGGCAGTGGAGATGGAGTAGAGATTCGATATGATTTACTGGATTGTCATATCAGCATCTGCTCTCCTCAG GTGGCTCAACTCTTCACAGACAATTTTGACTACCAAACTCGAGATGATTTTGTGCGAGGCCTATTAGTGAATGAAGAG ATCCTAGGGAACCAGATCCACATGCACGTAACAACTAGAGAATATGGTGCCCGGGTCTCTAACCTACACATGTACTCAGCTATCTGTGCTGATGTCATCCGGCGATGGGTCTACCCTCTTACTCCAGAAGCCAACTTCACTGACAGCACCACACACAGCTGCACTCATTCCCGACACAACATCTACCGAGGGCCTGAGGTCAGCCTGGGTCATGGCAGCATCCTGGAGGAAAATGTGCTTCTGGGTTCTGGCACTGTCATTGGCAGCAATTGCTCTATCACCAACAGTGTCATTGGCCCCGACTGCCACATTG GTGATAACGTGGTGTTGGACCAGGCCTACCTATGGCGGGGTGTTCGAGTAGCTGATGGAGCACAGATacatcagtctctgctttgtgacAAAGCTGAGGTCAAGGAACGAGTTATTCTGAAGCCACGTTGTGTCCTCACTTCCCAG GTGGTAGTGGGTCCAGATATCACGCTACCTGAGGGCTCGGTGATCTCTTTGCACCCTCCAGATGCAGAAGAAGATGAGGATGATGGCCAGTTCAGTGATGATTCCGGGGCTGaccaagaaaaggagaaagtgaaGCTGAAAG GTTACAATCCAGCAGAAGTAGGAGTTGCAGGCCAGGGCTACCTCTGGAAAGCTGCAGACATGGAtgtggaggaagaagaggaactAAGGCAGAATTTATGGG GGCTCAAGATCAACATAGATGAAGAGAGTGAAACTGAAAGTGAGCGAAGTATGGATTCTGAGGAGCTGGACAGTCGGGCAGGCTCCCCTCAGCTGGATGACATCAAAG tgttccAGAATGAAGTCCTGGGAACATTACAGCGAGGCAAAGAAGAGAACATTTCTTGTGACAATCTAGTCCTGGAGATCAACTCTCTCAA GTATGCCTACAACATAAGCCTGAAGGAGGTAATGGAGGTTTTGAGCCATGTGGTCCTGGAGCTCCCTGTGCAGCAGATGGATACTCCGCTTGACCCAAACCGCTACTGTGCCCTGCTGCTTCCT CTGCTCAAGGCTTGGAGTCCTGTTTTTAGGAACTACATAAAGCGCGCAGCTGACCATTTGGAAGTGTTGGCAGCCATCGAGGACTTCTTCCTAGATCATGAAGCTCTTGGTACTTCCATGGCCAAG GTACTGATGGCTTTCTACCAGCTGGAGATCCTGGCTGAGGAAACAATCCTGACCTGGTTCAGCAAAAAGGACGTAACTGACAAGGGCCGGCAGTTGCGCAGGAATCAGCAG CTGCAGAGGTTCATCCAGTGGCTGAAAGAGGCGGAGGAAGAGTCATCTGAAGATGACTGA